The proteins below are encoded in one region of Clostridium estertheticum:
- a CDS encoding sigma factor, with translation MNLKLLFHKNKKTVPGLDEEQSFNIDNLFIENRNNFIEESKGFIYSTTNKICKRHLSWENDEELSIALTSFNVACDKYDKTKGNFYGFSKIIIKNSLIDFFRKNATCPSLMFSNNEFNIDYIDEKNSITNFEIQIENEFRVDEINLFSKELLKYKINFDSLINLSPSHKDTRNNLLNVAFLSSREESILRHLRTKKRLPTKEIIILTASNRKLIEKWRIYIISLILIITNPEYVYLKSYLDIKEGDINE, from the coding sequence ATGAACTTAAAACTTCTTTTTCATAAAAATAAAAAAACAGTCCCGGGGTTAGATGAAGAACAAAGTTTTAATATAGATAATTTATTTATTGAAAATCGTAATAATTTTATTGAAGAAAGCAAAGGTTTTATTTATTCAACTACAAATAAGATATGCAAAAGACATTTAAGCTGGGAGAATGATGAAGAACTTAGTATCGCACTTACTTCCTTTAATGTAGCTTGTGACAAGTATGATAAAACAAAAGGAAATTTTTATGGTTTTAGTAAAATTATTATTAAAAATTCCTTAATAGATTTTTTTAGAAAAAATGCAACATGCCCTAGTCTAATGTTTTCTAATAATGAATTTAATATAGATTATATAGATGAAAAAAATTCAATCACTAATTTTGAGATTCAAATAGAGAATGAATTTAGAGTTGATGAAATAAATTTATTTTCTAAGGAATTATTAAAATATAAAATTAATTTTGATTCACTAATTAACTTATCCCCCTCTCACAAAGATACAAGAAATAATTTATTAAATGTTGCATTTTTATCATCTAGAGAAGAATCAATATTAAGGCATTTAAGGACAAAGAAAAGGCTACCAACTAAGGAAATAATAATACTAACTGCCTCCAACAGAAAGTTAATAGAAAAATGGCGTATATATATAATTTCTTTAATACTAATAATTACTAATCCGGAATATGTGTATTTAAAATCCTATCTTGATATAAAAGAGGGTGACATAAATGAATAA
- a CDS encoding anti-sigma factor domain-containing protein has translation MNKTGIVINIINKKAGIMTSSGEFLYIKISKVLPNIGEIYTGKLYKKNLFIYKYVISVASLMFVLVSSAYAHTYYTPVSTIILRINPSISIDANKWNKIINSKPLNSDGALILNNIKLKNKSIDVGLGLLVKEAKTENFINEKYVSDKKVINLDIKSTKTISIDISNFENTIGSNNLNVKINLSPGNTKNIDIIINNKKINTSTLNNNSYKRKITNNQSNINISENKSAEIKDTLKDNSKSTTKKYNKINNDIKTENKNSTSNSSSITKHENSNKIKNNVHTSKNKNIKNADLPSNTNIQKHSNKTQNRNSN, from the coding sequence ATGAATAAAACAGGTATTGTGATAAATATCATTAATAAAAAAGCTGGCATTATGACTTCCAGTGGAGAATTTTTATATATAAAAATTAGCAAAGTATTGCCCAATATAGGCGAAATTTATACAGGAAAATTATACAAGAAAAATTTATTTATTTATAAATATGTTATAAGCGTTGCATCACTGATGTTTGTGCTTGTTTCTAGCGCCTACGCGCATACCTACTATACCCCTGTTTCAACTATAATTCTTAGGATTAACCCTTCTATTTCTATTGACGCCAATAAATGGAATAAAATTATTAATTCTAAGCCACTGAATTCTGATGGTGCCCTAATACTTAATAATATTAAGTTAAAAAATAAATCTATCGATGTCGGTCTTGGCCTTTTAGTTAAAGAAGCTAAAACTGAAAACTTTATAAACGAAAAATATGTAAGTGATAAAAAAGTTATTAATCTTGATATTAAAAGTACCAAAACCATCTCTATAGATATTTCTAACTTTGAAAATACTATAGGTAGTAATAATTTAAATGTTAAAATTAATCTATCTCCGGGCAACACTAAAAACATTGATATTATAATTAATAATAAAAAAATAAATACTTCAACTTTAAATAACAATAGTTACAAAAGAAAAATTACAAATAACCAATCAAATATAAATATAAGCGAAAATAAGTCAGCTGAAATTAAAGATACGTTGAAAGATAACAGCAAATCTACAACAAAAAAATATAATAAAATTAACAACGATATCAAAACTGAAAACAAAAATTCAACTAGTAATTCATCATCCATTACAAAACATGAAAATTCAAATAAAATTAAAAATAATGTGCATACATCTAAAAATAAAAACATTAAAAATGCTGATTTGCCTAGTAATACTAACATACAAAAACATTCTAATAAAACACAAAATAGAAATAGTAACTAA
- a CDS encoding asparagine synthase — translation MREGLIPTILGTVVSVAGASFSKSNMKKKNMFPMIEAGIVGFGLAHIVLGAIDLVEHRK, via the coding sequence ATGCGTGAAGGATTAATACCAACGATTTTAGGTACAGTTGTAAGCGTTGCTGGTGCATCATTTTCAAAGAGTAACATGAAGAAGAAAAATATGTTTCCTATGATAGAAGCTGGTATTGTAGGATTTGGACTTGCTCACATAGTGCTTGGAGCAATTGATCTTGTTGAACACAGAAAATAA
- a CDS encoding 3'-5' exonuclease, whose translation MRMIFFDTETTGIRPGNICQLSYILVDTDYKPTKTIGKNIFFTVDYVEPSAEDVHGFSVDALFALSDGKTFEDSYEGFIEDFISADILIGHNVNFDIKFLTHELENCGHTLNPKHTFCTMKYYKDICKLFTSRGGYKNPKLAEAIKFLDLNEDQINLKSNKYFGDAANFHDARFDTTATYLLVTEGIKKGFIPKHYFTNLAK comes from the coding sequence ATGAGAATGATTTTTTTTGATACAGAAACTACTGGCATAAGACCAGGTAATATATGTCAGCTTAGTTATATACTCGTTGATACTGACTATAAACCTACAAAAACAATAGGTAAAAATATATTTTTTACTGTAGATTATGTAGAACCATCTGCAGAGGATGTACATGGTTTTAGCGTAGATGCTTTATTTGCACTAAGCGATGGCAAAACTTTCGAAGATTCTTATGAAGGTTTTATTGAAGATTTTATAAGTGCAGACATTCTTATAGGGCACAATGTTAATTTCGATATAAAATTTTTAACTCACGAACTTGAGAATTGTGGACATACTCTAAACCCTAAACATACATTTTGTACCATGAAGTATTATAAAGACATATGTAAACTTTTCACTTCACGTGGAGGATACAAAAATCCAAAATTAGCAGAAGCCATTAAATTTCTTGACTTAAATGAAGATCAAATAAACTTAAAAAGCAACAAGTATTTTGGAGACGCTGCAAATTTTCATGATGCTAGATTTGATACTACTGCAACATATTTACTAGTTACAGAAGGTATTAAAAAAGGTTTCATACCAAAACATTATTTCACAAATCTTGCTAAATAA
- a CDS encoding acyl-CoA thioesterase: protein MYINETKLKVRYVETDQMGIVHHSNYYAYFEVGRTEFITAIGMTYKEMEKDNIMLPVVESSCKYIEGAKYEDIIIIQTFMKELNGVKVIFNYNVVRAEDGKILAKGSTTHAFVNEKFRVVNLRKVNIDMWSKLKKLFEE from the coding sequence ATGTATATTAATGAAACAAAACTAAAAGTAAGATATGTAGAGACAGATCAAATGGGAATTGTTCATCATTCAAATTATTACGCTTATTTTGAAGTGGGTAGAACAGAATTTATAACAGCAATAGGAATGACATATAAAGAAATGGAAAAAGATAATATTATGTTACCAGTTGTGGAAAGCTCATGTAAGTACATAGAAGGCGCAAAATACGAGGATATAATTATTATCCAAACATTTATGAAAGAGCTAAATGGTGTCAAGGTAATATTTAATTATAATGTAGTTCGAGCAGAGGATGGAAAAATTTTGGCTAAGGGTAGTACAACACATGCTTTTGTTAATGAGAAATTTAGAGTCGTAAATCTTAGAAAAGTTAATATTGATATGTGGAGTAAACTTAAAAAATTATTTGAAGAATAG
- a CDS encoding GerAB/ArcD/ProY family transporter has product MDKAKNNLLEESEATAMVVGFIIGASVLALPNGVVQDAKQDGWISVLIGGIYPLYIALIAIYYAKKHPNQDILALSNLYLGKVIGTICNILFMLEFGVFAIAEIVSLSNIFRVHATPFLTPIKVFIPTILLALYLSSKGIKVLGRINKISLYVTVALPLILVFSLKNGNYLNLFPIFGTGVKNIFSGSLESVSAYGGMEAIFLFYPVLKEKNKIKKITLDALFITMGIYVWVTIACIYYLGYKVTSIALWPVLIVTGGVNIVVLNNFRFLFLLVGAMVVFKIIANEHYAFTYILSDVLKIKDINKTFWITFPIILYLCMLIKNEVQRRAIIGYIVPKIVLFNITYISIIAILIFVKDKGRK; this is encoded by the coding sequence ATGGATAAGGCAAAAAACAATTTGCTTGAAGAAAGTGAAGCTACAGCAATGGTAGTGGGATTTATAATTGGAGCAAGCGTTCTGGCATTGCCTAATGGAGTAGTACAGGATGCAAAGCAGGATGGATGGATATCTGTATTAATTGGTGGTATATATCCTCTATATATAGCTTTGATAGCTATATATTATGCAAAAAAACACCCTAATCAGGATATATTGGCTTTAAGTAACTTATATTTAGGAAAGGTCATAGGAACTATATGCAATATTTTATTTATGCTTGAGTTTGGTGTATTTGCTATAGCTGAAATTGTTAGTTTAAGTAATATTTTTAGAGTGCATGCAACACCTTTTTTAACACCAATAAAAGTTTTTATTCCAACTATACTATTAGCCTTATATTTAAGTAGTAAAGGGATAAAAGTACTAGGACGAATCAATAAAATTTCATTATATGTTACAGTTGCTTTACCATTGATATTAGTGTTCTCACTAAAAAATGGAAATTATTTAAACCTGTTTCCTATATTTGGGACAGGGGTTAAAAACATTTTCAGTGGCAGTCTTGAATCAGTTTCTGCCTATGGGGGAATGGAAGCTATATTTTTATTTTATCCTGTTTTGAAAGAAAAAAATAAAATAAAAAAGATAACTTTAGATGCTTTATTTATCACTATGGGAATTTATGTTTGGGTTACAATTGCATGCATCTATTATTTAGGATATAAGGTTACATCTATAGCCTTATGGCCAGTTTTAATAGTAACAGGGGGGGTAAATATAGTAGTATTAAATAATTTTAGATTTCTATTTTTATTAGTAGGGGCTATGGTAGTGTTTAAGATTATAGCAAATGAGCACTATGCATTTACGTATATTCTGAGTGATGTATTAAAAATTAAGGATATAAATAAGACATTTTGGATCACATTTCCAATTATTCTTTACTTATGTATGTTAATTAAAAATGAAGTGCAAAGAAGAGCAATCATTGGGTATATTGTTCCTAAAATAGTTTTATTTAATATAACGTACATATCTATTATTGCCATATTGATATTTGTAAAAGACAAAGGTCGAAAGTAA
- a CDS encoding Ger(x)C family spore germination protein — protein sequence MKKKIIIIVLLVVSIVSIYLEKYKVSPMEDLNVISGIGFDINKEVNGNVQYSVPFSIYGFKSKGKGGLPITTKRASRPGENIERTSSIIMEKSNTIGDTREDRQLKSSKAYTIGTEKMAVIGEEQAVYGILNMVNILFSNASINDSDIFSVCKGKAEDILRFKVEGYPSSSDYMEGMIKNATNYNFLSLEYNLLNIYITLDSEGKNLVLPYLEVKDNNIFYTGMALFKGNKMAYVLPMDESKIMNMLREKKVKGILTLQEGPDKYINYYAMVKRKVKCNKIEGKYEFNIDLNLQGDIIENTLYKSINKESEKEFEKLMGKKIEKMCYDFLGKVKNVYKIDCLNLGMDAVAQYGRETGVDWNDAVSNADIKVNVVVKIDGIGKGQY from the coding sequence TTGAAAAAGAAAATAATAATAATTGTGTTGTTAGTTGTAAGTATAGTTTCAATTTATTTAGAAAAATATAAAGTAAGCCCTATGGAGGATTTAAATGTAATCTCAGGAATTGGTTTTGATATTAATAAAGAGGTAAATGGTAATGTGCAATATAGTGTCCCTTTTTCTATATATGGTTTTAAAAGTAAGGGAAAAGGTGGTCTACCAATCACTACTAAAAGGGCAAGTAGGCCTGGAGAAAATATTGAAAGAACTAGTAGTATTATAATGGAAAAGTCAAATACTATTGGAGATACAAGGGAAGATAGACAATTAAAGTCAAGCAAGGCTTACACAATCGGAACTGAAAAAATGGCTGTAATAGGCGAAGAACAGGCAGTTTATGGGATACTTAATATGGTAAATATACTTTTTTCTAATGCAAGTATTAATGATTCAGATATTTTTTCAGTGTGTAAGGGGAAGGCCGAAGATATATTAAGGTTTAAGGTAGAAGGATATCCTAGTTCTTCAGACTATATGGAGGGTATGATTAAAAATGCTACAAACTATAATTTTTTAAGTTTGGAATATAATTTACTTAATATATACATAACATTGGATTCGGAAGGGAAAAATTTAGTACTTCCTTACCTAGAAGTAAAGGATAACAATATCTTCTATACAGGTATGGCTTTATTTAAAGGGAATAAAATGGCTTATGTATTGCCTATGGACGAAAGTAAAATTATGAATATGCTTAGGGAGAAAAAAGTGAAAGGAATATTAACTCTTCAGGAAGGTCCAGATAAATATATAAATTATTATGCAATGGTTAAAAGGAAGGTAAAATGCAATAAGATAGAAGGTAAATATGAATTTAACATTGATTTAAATTTGCAGGGAGACATCATAGAGAACACATTATATAAAAGTATTAATAAAGAAAGTGAAAAAGAATTTGAAAAGCTTATGGGAAAGAAAATAGAGAAAATGTGTTATGATTTTTTAGGAAAGGTGAAAAATGTATATAAAATAGATTGCTTAAATTTAGGAATGGATGCTGTAGCTCAATATGGCAGAGAAACTGGAGTGGATTGGAATGATGCGGTAAGTAATGCAGATATTAAAGTAAATGTAGTGGTGAAAATTGATGGGATTGGAAAGGGTCAGTATTGA
- a CDS encoding Ger(x)C family spore germination protein, whose protein sequence is MKKYMNIIFIVFLCSTLIMVIFGGENTKTQSVEDLGISVGVGMGINKNGEGNIIYRVSTTANEYKEDGTIETLLGTGIGSTIGKTRENRQKKIGKEFFLGLSKIYIVDEEYAKYGIRGLIDVNFKNPVVNDNAFLVVCKGRNEDYLNYTSPGYDNSAEYISDMIKNSVNYNFFKEDYMFKDAFLSIDAEGKNVVSPYIEIMEDGIKIKGMAVFNKDKLAVILDMKDTKIMNMLRENKVKGILTIQKDSDKYVNYQGSAKRKITCRKIGDKYTFIIDLDLEGEIINNELYKGMATNLGVTKRFEDDMAKQVEEMCNGFLGRMKNKYKVDLLQLGWVATAKYGRDTGVDWNEVISNSEIKVNVKVHVDKLGRGQY, encoded by the coding sequence ATGAAAAAATATATGAATATAATATTTATTGTTTTTTTATGTAGTACTCTAATTATGGTTATTTTTGGAGGAGAAAATACAAAAACACAGAGTGTGGAGGATTTAGGTATTTCTGTGGGTGTAGGAATGGGAATAAATAAAAATGGTGAAGGGAATATAATATATAGGGTATCTACAACTGCTAATGAATATAAAGAAGACGGCACTATTGAAACACTATTAGGTACCGGAATAGGTAGCACTATTGGGAAAACAAGAGAGAATAGACAAAAAAAAATAGGAAAAGAATTTTTTTTAGGACTATCAAAGATTTATATAGTAGATGAGGAATATGCTAAATATGGAATAAGAGGTTTAATAGATGTTAATTTTAAGAATCCTGTGGTTAATGACAATGCATTTTTAGTTGTATGCAAAGGTAGGAATGAAGATTATCTTAATTATACTTCCCCAGGTTATGATAATTCAGCAGAGTACATAAGTGATATGATCAAAAACTCGGTAAACTATAATTTTTTTAAGGAAGACTACATGTTTAAAGATGCATTTTTATCAATAGATGCGGAGGGCAAAAATGTTGTTAGTCCCTATATTGAAATAATGGAAGATGGAATTAAAATAAAAGGTATGGCAGTTTTTAACAAGGATAAGCTAGCTGTTATTTTGGATATGAAGGATACGAAAATAATGAATATGCTCAGGGAAAATAAAGTAAAGGGCATATTAACTATACAAAAGGATTCGGATAAGTATGTAAATTATCAAGGGTCAGCTAAAAGAAAAATTACATGCAGGAAAATAGGAGATAAATATACTTTTATTATTGACTTGGATTTGGAAGGAGAAATTATTAACAATGAATTATATAAAGGTATGGCAACAAACTTAGGGGTGACCAAAAGGTTCGAAGATGACATGGCAAAACAAGTGGAAGAAATGTGCAATGGATTTTTGGGGAGGATGAAGAACAAATATAAGGTAGATCTACTGCAGTTAGGATGGGTGGCTACAGCGAAATATGGAAGAGACACAGGAGTAGACTGGAATGAAGTTATCTCTAACTCTGAGATTAAAGTAAATGTAAAGGTACATGTTGATAAGTTAGGAAGAGGACAGTATTAA
- a CDS encoding GerAB/ArcD/ProY family transporter — protein sequence MQIEKKNLLTPNEVTFILIGIVLDVTATSLPNGGIDIAKQDEWISVIIGALYPLYVAILAIYVSGKYPKDNILVLSKRYLGKTFGNILNVLFLLSFFSFFPPLITTITLIVRTEASPILTPFKIYVVLFFIGVYAASRGIKVLGRTCAITFWMVLGVIIPTISILKQGSYLNISPVFGAGIINILKGSVYSAYDYSLMELIFLIYPFINDSGKIKSSVLKAVGFTAIIYTWITFITIYYMGKDIIHKTIWSFFTVTSAVKVEVINNFKYIFVFFWIIIAIKSVAIFNYVCLFFLNDFKKIKNKKLIYVVIAVLVIIITNNYYPDKLAMEEIIKYTLPISVIYNLIYITLITSLIWIKKGRVK from the coding sequence ATGCAGATAGAAAAGAAAAATCTACTAACTCCAAATGAAGTAACTTTTATATTAATAGGAATTGTGCTTGATGTAACGGCTACAAGTTTACCGAATGGGGGAATAGATATTGCAAAACAGGATGAGTGGATTTCTGTAATAATAGGGGCTTTATATCCCTTATATGTAGCTATCTTAGCTATATATGTAAGTGGAAAATATCCTAAGGATAATATTTTAGTGCTTAGTAAAAGATACTTAGGCAAGACATTTGGGAACATATTAAATGTTCTTTTTTTACTAAGTTTTTTTAGCTTTTTTCCACCATTAATTACAACAATCACGTTAATTGTAAGAACGGAAGCATCGCCTATTTTAACTCCTTTTAAAATTTATGTAGTTTTATTTTTTATAGGAGTATACGCTGCAAGTCGCGGGATTAAAGTGCTGGGAAGGACATGTGCTATCACCTTTTGGATGGTTCTAGGGGTCATTATCCCTACCATCTCTATTTTAAAACAAGGAAGTTATTTAAATATAAGTCCTGTATTTGGAGCAGGGATTATAAATATTTTAAAAGGGAGCGTGTATTCTGCTTATGATTACTCATTAATGGAGCTTATATTTTTAATTTATCCATTTATAAACGACAGTGGCAAGATAAAGAGTTCCGTTTTAAAGGCAGTAGGATTTACTGCTATTATATATACATGGATTACTTTTATAACCATATATTATATGGGAAAAGATATTATTCATAAAACGATATGGAGTTTTTTTACAGTGACATCGGCAGTAAAGGTTGAAGTAATAAATAATTTTAAATATATTTTCGTGTTTTTTTGGATAATTATAGCAATTAAATCTGTCGCTATTTTTAATTACGTGTGTTTATTTTTCTTAAATGATTTTAAGAAGATAAAAAATAAAAAATTAATATATGTTGTTATAGCTGTTTTGGTTATTATCATTACAAACAATTATTATCCAGATAAGTTAGCAATGGAGGAAATTATAAAATATACCCTTCCAATCAGCGTTATTTACAATTTGATATATATAACTCTCATCACCAGTTTAATATGGATAAAAAAAGGACGGGTAAAATGA
- a CDS encoding Ger(x)C family spore germination protein: protein MNKKKYFIIIIGIFIYVFIMLDQGRVPIEEIVTINGIGYDIEKKGEDIIEYSVPINTNVYKASGKQANLLFNEQGQNLGEVTQKRQEKMDKKFVQGQEKVIFVSQDYARHGLKTLIDDRFRNPQANDMAYMVVCKGKAEDYLKYKKKGYSNSSEYIGGLVESYGNYSFFSNNYKLIDAYVRIGAEGRSLVLPYIEIMQEGLEITGVAIFNGDKMVEVVDIQKGKILNLLKNDDVHGILTLQKSPKEFIDFDAKTGKRKVKCYKQGNKYSFIIDLTFTGTITNNEMYANMLKDINKKKEFEKDMEKEIEKQCVDFIKIMKSDYKIDCITLGREAAAKYGRQKNIDWNKVVSNADIKVNVVVNADLQGRGDY from the coding sequence TTGAATAAAAAAAAATACTTCATCATAATAATTGGTATTTTTATTTATGTATTTATTATGCTTGATCAAGGCCGGGTACCTATTGAGGAGATAGTAACTATTAATGGCATTGGGTATGATATAGAAAAAAAAGGTGAAGATATCATTGAATATAGTGTGCCGATTAATACAAATGTTTATAAGGCAAGTGGTAAGCAAGCGAATTTGTTATTTAATGAGCAAGGTCAAAATTTAGGAGAAGTAACTCAGAAAAGGCAAGAAAAGATGGATAAAAAGTTTGTACAAGGCCAGGAAAAGGTAATTTTTGTAAGTCAAGATTATGCAAGGCATGGTTTGAAAACTTTGATAGATGATAGATTTAGAAATCCACAAGCGAACGATATGGCTTATATGGTAGTATGCAAAGGGAAAGCAGAGGATTATTTAAAGTACAAAAAAAAAGGTTATAGTAACTCTTCAGAGTATATAGGGGGGCTTGTAGAATCTTATGGCAATTATAGTTTTTTTTCTAACAACTACAAGTTAATAGATGCGTATGTGAGAATTGGAGCTGAGGGTAGAAGTCTGGTGCTTCCATATATAGAAATAATGCAAGAAGGATTAGAAATCACTGGTGTGGCTATTTTCAATGGAGATAAAATGGTAGAAGTTGTGGATATACAAAAGGGTAAAATACTTAATTTGTTAAAAAACGATGATGTACATGGGATATTAACTTTACAAAAGAGCCCTAAAGAGTTTATTGATTTTGATGCAAAAACTGGTAAAAGAAAAGTGAAATGTTATAAGCAAGGAAATAAATACAGTTTTATTATTGATTTAACATTCACAGGTACAATTACTAATAATGAAATGTACGCTAATATGTTAAAGGATATAAACAAAAAAAAAGAATTTGAAAAAGATATGGAAAAAGAGATTGAAAAGCAATGTGTTGATTTTATAAAAATAATGAAAAGTGATTATAAGATTGATTGTATTACTCTTGGAAGAGAAGCAGCTGCAAAGTATGGAAGGCAGAAAAATATTGATTGGAATAAAGTAGTTTCAAATGCAGATATTAAAGTTAATGTAGTGGTTAATGCAGATTTACAGGGTAGAGGAGATTATTAA
- a CDS encoding GerAB/ArcD/ProY family transporter codes for MEGSSDKKQSLTVSQFALIIFGSIVGVGVLSLPNGVVKAAHQDGWISTLIGGIYPLYVVSIANYISKKFPNDNILILSKKYFGKILGNIFNLIFATYFIFITSMIACYYSNLMRSYMMGFLTPFKLIAILVICIIYGASRGLKVIGRISEISFYVTIILLLSPIIALRFPNMTNIYPVFGSGFSSIANGAIKSSFAYGGAEIILLIYPFLKEKKKILKSSIISVTIAITLYVWCAFITIYYLGPDIVNKNFWSFLVVTESITVSVINNYRYIFMTFWSLVAFKSMSINCYASIYILKEFAHKIKTKNIYFLMYPLLVYLALKFGNEIGRQNINDIILPWFIIFNLLYMTSIAIFISFKGGGRA; via the coding sequence ATGGAGGGAAGCTCTGATAAAAAACAAAGCTTAACAGTAAGTCAGTTTGCCCTTATTATCTTTGGTAGCATCGTTGGAGTTGGTGTTTTATCACTTCCAAATGGCGTAGTAAAAGCTGCTCATCAGGATGGATGGATTTCCACTTTAATTGGTGGGATATATCCATTATATGTTGTAAGTATAGCCAATTATATAAGTAAAAAATTTCCTAATGATAACATACTAATTTTGAGTAAAAAGTATTTTGGTAAAATTCTTGGGAATATATTTAATTTAATATTTGCTACTTATTTTATTTTTATAACATCGATGATTGCTTGTTATTATAGTAACTTAATGCGAAGTTATATGATGGGATTTTTAACACCTTTTAAACTTATAGCTATCCTAGTTATCTGCATTATTTATGGGGCTTCAAGAGGGTTAAAAGTAATAGGAAGAATAAGTGAGATTTCTTTTTACGTTACAATCATTCTTCTATTATCACCTATAATAGCTTTACGATTTCCGAACATGACAAATATTTATCCTGTATTTGGTTCTGGTTTTAGTTCAATAGCAAATGGAGCTATAAAATCAAGTTTTGCTTATGGAGGAGCAGAAATAATATTACTTATTTATCCTTTTCTAAAAGAGAAAAAGAAAATTCTTAAATCTTCTATTATAAGTGTGACTATAGCTATTACTCTTTATGTTTGGTGTGCTTTCATAACTATATATTATTTAGGCCCAGATATTGTGAACAAAAATTTTTGGTCATTTTTGGTGGTAACAGAAAGTATAACCGTATCAGTAATCAATAATTATAGATATATTTTTATGACATTTTGGAGTTTAGTTGCATTTAAAAGTATGAGCATTAACTGCTATGCAAGTATATATATTTTAAAAGAGTTTGCACATAAAATAAAGACTAAAAATATTTACTTTTTAATGTATCCACTACTTGTATATTTAGCTCTAAAGTTTGGTAATGAAATAGGTAGGCAAAATATTAACGATATTATTTTACCATGGTTTATCATATTTAATTTATTATATATGACATCTATTGCTATATTTATATCCTTTAAGGGAGGAGGTAGAGCTTGA